In Calothrix sp. PCC 7507, one DNA window encodes the following:
- the ndhK gene encoding photosynthetic/respiratory NAD(P)H-quinone oxidoreductase subunit K yields the protein MVLNSNLTTQDKERIINPIERPTITQDLSENVILTTVDDLYNWARLSSLWPLLFGTACCFIEFAALIGSRFDFDRFGLIPRSSPRQADLIITAGTITMKMAPQLVRLYEQMPEPKYVIAMGACTITGGMFSVDSPTAVRGVDKLIPVDVYLPGCPPRPEAIIDAIIKLRKKIANDSMQERDQIKQTHRFYSTTHNLKPVEQILTGKYMQSETRFTPPKELAEAIGLPVPPALLTSQKQKEETKRG from the coding sequence ATGGTCTTGAATTCTAACTTAACAACTCAGGACAAAGAGCGTATCATCAACCCGATTGAACGTCCGACGATCACTCAAGACCTTTCGGAAAATGTGATTCTGACTACGGTTGATGACCTCTATAACTGGGCGCGGCTTTCTAGTTTGTGGCCTTTGCTGTTTGGCACGGCTTGCTGTTTTATTGAGTTTGCAGCTTTAATTGGTTCCCGGTTCGACTTTGACCGCTTTGGACTAATTCCCCGTTCTAGCCCCCGTCAAGCTGATTTAATTATTACAGCAGGCACAATCACCATGAAGATGGCCCCCCAATTGGTGCGTCTTTATGAACAAATGCCAGAGCCAAAGTATGTGATTGCGATGGGTGCTTGCACTATTACTGGTGGGATGTTCAGTGTTGATTCCCCCACAGCAGTACGTGGAGTTGATAAGCTGATTCCGGTTGACGTTTATTTGCCTGGTTGTCCTCCCCGTCCAGAAGCGATTATCGATGCCATTATCAAGCTACGGAAGAAAATCGCTAATGATTCGATGCAAGAACGGGATCAAATCAAGCAAACCCACCGTTTTTACAGTACAACCCATAATTTGAAGCCAGTAGAGCAAATCCTCACTGGTAAGTACATGCAGTCAGAGACTCGCTTTACACCACCGAAGGAATTGGCGGAAGCGATTGGTTTACCAGTTCCGCCTGCGTTGCTGACATCCCAGAAACAAAAGGAGGAAACAAAGCGTGGCTGA
- a CDS encoding photosynthesis system II assembly factor Ycf48, translating into MHSILRSWQRIFALLIVVLVCIGCSKVPSTGYNPWAVVSVPTDAKLLDIAFTGNPQHGYLVGSNTTLLETNDGGDSWKPLKLELDDSRYRFDSISFVGQEGWIVGEPSVLLHTTDEGRSWSRIPLSSKLPGNPIKIAALAANSAELATDVGAIYQTADGGKNWKAQVDAAVGVVRNLNRSADGKYVAVSAKGSFYSVWEPGQNAWTPHNRTSSRRLENVGFGENGQLWLLARGGQVQFSDPTKPDEWLEAQNPEMATSWGLLDLAYRTPDDIWIGGGSGNLLHSADGGKTWQKDRDVEEVAANFYKVVFLKPDQGFIIGDRGTLLKYQPNVAKSSQPEAA; encoded by the coding sequence ATGCATTCAATTTTGAGAAGTTGGCAACGAATATTTGCCTTGTTAATAGTTGTCCTGGTGTGTATCGGTTGTAGCAAAGTTCCTTCCACTGGCTATAACCCCTGGGCAGTTGTTTCTGTGCCAACAGATGCCAAGCTGCTAGACATTGCCTTTACTGGTAATCCTCAACATGGTTATTTAGTAGGTAGTAATACCACCCTTTTAGAAACAAATGATGGTGGTGATAGTTGGAAGCCTTTAAAGCTGGAACTAGATGACTCTAGGTATCGCTTTGACTCGATCAGTTTTGTGGGTCAAGAGGGGTGGATTGTCGGAGAGCCTTCTGTATTGCTACATACCACTGATGAAGGTCGTTCTTGGTCGCGGATTCCCCTAAGTAGTAAGCTACCTGGTAATCCAATTAAAATTGCGGCGTTAGCAGCAAATTCCGCTGAATTGGCTACTGATGTCGGCGCAATATACCAAACTGCAGACGGGGGTAAAAACTGGAAAGCACAAGTAGATGCGGCGGTGGGAGTGGTTCGTAACTTGAATCGTTCTGCTGATGGCAAATATGTTGCTGTTTCCGCCAAGGGTAGCTTCTACTCGGTTTGGGAACCAGGACAAAATGCTTGGACACCCCATAACCGCACTAGTTCTCGACGGTTAGAAAATGTGGGCTTCGGGGAAAATGGTCAGTTGTGGTTACTAGCGCGGGGGGGTCAGGTGCAATTTAGCGACCCGACTAAACCCGACGAGTGGCTAGAAGCACAAAATCCTGAAATGGCTACTAGTTGGGGTCTACTGGATTTGGCATATCGCACACCCGATGACATTTGGATCGGTGGTGGTAGCGGTAATTTGCTGCACAGTGCCGATGGTGGTAAAACTTGGCAAAAAGACCGTGATGTCGAAGAGGTAGCCGCTAATTTTTACAAGGTCGTGTTTTTGAAGCCTGATCAGGGTTTTATTATTGGCGATCGCGGTACTTTATTAAAATATCAACCAAACGTCGCCAAATCCTCTCAGCCAGAGGCAGCTTAA
- a CDS encoding Uma2 family endonuclease: MDTATITLPPILKLKIDLSDDQFFQVCQTNRNYRFERTASGEVLIMTPSGSETDRRNVKITTQLDIWNEQNNLGEVFGPSAGFKLPNGADRSPDASWVKIERWNALTPEQKEKFAPICPDFVLELRSPSDSLKELQEKMQEYIDNGAQLGWLIDRKNKRVEIYRPGKDVEILDNPASLSGENVLPGFVLNLQQIM; encoded by the coding sequence ATGGACACCGCTACAATCACTTTACCTCCTATCCTCAAATTGAAAATCGACTTGAGCGATGATCAATTTTTCCAGGTATGTCAGACAAACCGCAATTATCGATTTGAGCGCACAGCTTCAGGGGAAGTATTAATTATGACACCATCAGGGAGTGAGACAGATAGACGCAATGTCAAAATCACCACACAATTAGATATCTGGAACGAACAAAATAATTTAGGTGAGGTATTTGGCCCCTCTGCTGGCTTTAAACTACCTAATGGTGCTGATCGTTCTCCTGATGCTTCTTGGGTGAAAATTGAGCGGTGGAATGCTTTAACCCCAGAACAAAAAGAAAAATTTGCTCCCATTTGTCCTGATTTTGTATTGGAGTTACGTTCTCCTAGTGATTCCTTGAAAGAATTGCAAGAGAAAATGCAGGAATATATTGACAATGGCGCTCAATTAGGCTGGTTAATTGATCGAAAAAACAAGCGAGTAGAAATTTATCGTCCAGGTAAAGATGTAGAGATATTAGATAATCCTGCTAGTTTATCAGGGGAAAATGTCCTACCTGGATTTGTCTTGAATTTACAGCAGATTATGTAG
- the ndhC gene encoding photosynthetic/respiratory NAD(P)H-quinone oxidoreductase subunit C, which produces MFVLSGYEYLLGFLIICSLVPALALSASKLLRPTGNSPERRTTYESGMEPIGGAWIQFNIRYYMFALVFVVFDVETVFLYPWAVAFHRLGLLAFIEALIFIAILVVALVYAWRKGALEWS; this is translated from the coding sequence GTGTTTGTCCTCAGCGGTTACGAGTACCTTCTAGGCTTCCTAATCATCTGTAGCCTAGTGCCTGCCCTGGCGCTCTCAGCGTCGAAGCTCCTGCGACCTACTGGTAACAGCCCAGAACGGCGCACCACCTACGAATCCGGCATGGAACCCATCGGGGGAGCCTGGATTCAGTTCAACATCCGCTACTACATGTTTGCGCTGGTTTTTGTGGTCTTCGATGTGGAGACTGTGTTTTTATATCCTTGGGCGGTGGCTTTCCATCGTTTGGGGTTATTGGCATTTATTGAGGCGCTGATTTTTATTGCAATTCTTGTAGTCGCCTTAGTTTACGCATGGCGTAAAGGAGCTTTGGAATGGTCTTGA
- a CDS encoding NAD(P)H-quinone oxidoreductase subunit J — translation MAEESKPVPAAEESLVKAGQVSQWLTENGFEHEFLAPDVNGVEIIKVEADFLLPTATALYAYGFNYLQFQGGADLGPGQELVSVYHLIKVGDNSDRPQEVRVKVFLPRENPQVPSVYWIWKTADWQERESYDMFGIVYQGHPNLKRILMPEDWVGWPLRKDYISPDFYELQDAY, via the coding sequence GTGGCTGAAGAATCTAAACCAGTACCAGCCGCTGAAGAGTCTCTGGTAAAAGCGGGTCAAGTTTCCCAATGGTTAACGGAGAATGGCTTTGAGCATGAGTTTTTAGCTCCCGATGTCAACGGGGTAGAAATAATCAAGGTGGAAGCAGATTTTTTGCTCCCCACAGCTACGGCTCTGTATGCTTATGGGTTTAATTATCTCCAGTTTCAAGGTGGTGCTGACCTTGGACCTGGACAAGAGTTGGTGAGTGTATATCACTTGATTAAAGTCGGTGATAATAGCGATCGCCCCCAAGAAGTAAGAGTGAAGGTGTTCTTACCACGGGAAAATCCCCAAGTGCCTTCAGTATATTGGATCTGGAAGACGGCGGATTGGCAAGAGCGCGAGTCTTACGATATGTTCGGCATTGTCTATCAAGGACACCCTAACCTGAAACGGATTTTGATGCCAGAAGATTGGGTGGGTTGGCCTTTGCGGAAGGATTACATCTCGCCTGATTTCTACGAGTTGCAAGACGCTTATTAG
- a CDS encoding rubredoxin, producing the protein MSEQSEQAVETQELDRYECRSCGYVYEPEKGDDKYEIPSGTPFAELPLTWRCPVCSAKKQAFSNIGPAGQASGFRENLSYGLGVNQLTPTQKNLLIFGALGLGFLFFLSLYGLQ; encoded by the coding sequence ATGAGCGAACAAAGCGAACAAGCTGTTGAAACTCAAGAGTTAGACCGCTACGAGTGTCGCTCCTGCGGTTACGTTTACGAACCCGAAAAGGGAGATGACAAGTATGAAATTCCCTCAGGGACACCCTTTGCAGAACTGCCCTTAACCTGGCGCTGTCCGGTGTGTAGTGCGAAAAAACAAGCTTTTAGCAATATTGGCCCTGCCGGACAAGCATCTGGCTTCCGGGAGAACCTGAGTTATGGCTTGGGTGTCAATCAGCTGACCCCAACCCAAAAAAATCTCCTGATTTTCGGTGCTTTGGGACTTGGTTTCTTGTTTTTTCTCAGTCTCTACGGCTTACAATAA
- the psbE gene encoding cytochrome b559 subunit alpha has product MAGTTGERPYSDIITSIRYWVIHSITIPALFIAGWLFVQTGLAYDAFGTPRPNEYFTAARQEVPIVKNRFEAKNQVEQFIGK; this is encoded by the coding sequence ATGGCAGGTACCACTGGAGAGCGTCCGTATTCGGACATTATTACCAGCATCCGTTACTGGGTAATCCACAGCATCACCATTCCAGCATTATTTATTGCTGGTTGGCTATTTGTGCAAACCGGGCTGGCTTATGATGCCTTTGGCACACCCCGCCCAAATGAGTATTTCACAGCAGCACGTCAAGAAGTGCCAATTGTGAAGAACCGTTTTGAAGCTAAAAACCAAGTTGAACAATTTATTGGAAAGTAG